A window from Candidatus Arthromitus sp. SFB-rat-Yit encodes these proteins:
- a CDS encoding EscU/YscU/HrcU family type III secretion system export apparatus switch protein, with product MNFEIDYKILLLIIIRVSAFIVISQVFFPKGISNVFKIMFSVAFAFMLFPIIYQNVDIKLYGNEQYIFLILSETLIGLLIGIFVNLLFQLFSGIGSVLDSQGGFSSAQIFDPMTNNNSSVIEKIFYWISLSVFIIFNGHHYFIRAFIFSYEKIGIGDLNISSDFLNSFIFAMLTIFRASFMIIIPIIIILIFVDIILGIISKIIPKINMIVVSFPFKIAVTISLLIISVKIIFTRFMDIYVDFNNLIFKVFSFAPVIFVFSDDKTEEATPHKKKKAKEEGNIAKSTFLVSAISILGVVLVIILGKFILGELQKIMSYFLGDGIAYNYGGYDVVDIFKFVLPKILIVVLIPGIIFIGLSVISNIIQTGFLITPKLLKPNFKDFNPLNTIKNIFSIKSLFDLFRDFIIVIVLCYFSYQFIIDNMETFLRLGNFKTNQSFSFVVPLFISIFTKIFGVVAAIGAVDFMIEKFRYNKKLKMTKQEVKEEFKQMEGDQQVKSQIRQKGKQIIMQNMMSNVKNSSVIITNPTHIAVALRYKQGEDMAPKLMAKGINHVAYRIKELAQENNVPIVEDKQLARFIYKNVELEAEIPQEIYKSVADILTYIFKLNNKSKKY from the coding sequence TTGAATTTTGAAATCGATTATAAAATTCTTCTATTAATAATCATACGAGTTAGTGCGTTTATCGTTATATCTCAAGTTTTTTTTCCAAAAGGTATAAGCAATGTATTTAAGATTATGTTTTCTGTAGCATTTGCATTTATGTTGTTTCCTATTATTTATCAAAATGTTGATATAAAACTTTATGGAAATGAACAGTACATATTTTTAATTTTATCAGAAACGCTAATAGGGTTGTTGATTGGGATTTTTGTTAATTTACTTTTTCAACTTTTTAGTGGAATTGGATCTGTTTTGGATTCCCAAGGTGGATTTTCTTCAGCACAAATATTTGATCCGATGACAAATAATAATTCAAGTGTGATAGAGAAGATTTTTTATTGGATTTCGCTTAGCGTATTTATAATTTTTAATGGTCACCATTATTTTATACGGGCGTTTATATTTAGCTATGAAAAGATAGGAATTGGAGATTTAAATATTTCTTCAGATTTTTTAAATAGTTTTATTTTTGCAATGCTTACAATTTTTAGAGCATCATTTATGATAATAATCCCTATTATTATAATTTTGATTTTTGTCGACATTATCTTAGGGATAATATCTAAGATAATTCCGAAGATAAACATGATAGTTGTGAGTTTTCCATTTAAGATAGCAGTGACAATATCACTTTTGATTATATCGGTAAAAATTATATTTACAAGATTTATGGATATCTATGTGGATTTTAATAATCTAATTTTTAAAGTGTTTTCATTTGCTCCAGTGATATTTGTATTTTCAGATGATAAGACGGAAGAGGCAACGCCACATAAAAAGAAGAAGGCAAAAGAGGAAGGTAATATTGCCAAATCTACATTTTTGGTTTCAGCAATTTCTATTCTTGGAGTTGTTTTAGTCATTATACTTGGAAAATTTATTTTGGGGGAACTCCAAAAGATAATGTCATATTTCCTTGGAGATGGGATTGCTTATAATTATGGTGGATATGATGTCGTTGATATTTTTAAATTTGTTTTGCCGAAGATTTTAATTGTTGTGCTTATACCTGGAATTATTTTTATAGGACTTTCTGTTATATCAAACATAATCCAAACAGGATTTTTGATTACGCCAAAACTTTTAAAACCAAACTTTAAAGATTTTAATCCATTAAATACAATTAAAAACATTTTTAGTATTAAATCATTGTTTGATTTATTTAGAGATTTCATTATTGTCATAGTACTTTGTTATTTTTCTTATCAATTTATCATTGATAATATGGAAACGTTTTTAAGGCTTGGAAACTTCAAAACAAATCAATCTTTTTCATTTGTTGTACCTTTATTTATTTCTATATTTACAAAAATTTTTGGAGTAGTTGCGGCAATAGGTGCAGTTGATTTTATGATTGAGAAATTTCGTTATAATAAAAAACTTAAAATGACTAAGCAAGAAGTTAAAGAAGAATTTAAACAAATGGAAGGAGATCAACAGGTAAAATCTCAAATTAGGCAAAAGGGTAAACAAATAATTATGCAAAATATGATGTCTAATGTTAAAAATTCTTCTGTTATAATAACAAACCCGACTCATATAGCTGTAGCACTTCGGTATAAACAGGGGGAGGATATGGCCCCTAAACTTATGGCGAAGGGAATAAATCATGTTGCTTATAGGATAAAGGAACTTGCTCAAGAAAATAATGTTCCTATTGTTGAAGATAAACAACTTGCGAGATTTATTTATAAGAATGTTGAGCTAGAAGCGGAGATACCACAAGAGATATATAAATCAGTGGCAGATATTTTGACGTACATATTTAAACTTAATAACAAAAGTAAAAAGTATTAG
- the flhF gene encoding flagellar biosynthesis protein FlhF — MIIRKYLVDDINEALFCIKHELGDDAYIISKKQVRQPGIKGLFTNKKLEVTVGVVNPTNTNENRLLPGDEFDNSANFNSVASNQAQSQTDINGLNNATNFKNTNMNVPLTSSFQSNIYKPQEQSQSMSYYNKLFEEKHKELNGFSENMFSNQIKDGSAYVNQNANINPFNMESKNRLENYNMKSNSSIMDFNLDSNYEVSKINNITNQNQINENQNEAINNYADLIKQSNIGDNKNCTLDELKKEIHEIKNIVGEIATSKPSPSYLDEILYSQDICKDLCDEIRASCTLTKDELMNKSAVKKYLRGIFSNIIKIYDSNISSKVVVVGPTGSGKTTTIAKLAGMLSLNLNKSVGLVTIDTFRVGAVEQLKMYADIMNIPYKYVTTLEDIRNVFDYMKSCEVVLVDTIGRSNKNIIHLNELNMFVQSIQSDEVTLVVSAGMKQQDLDGFINSFKGIKFKNVIVTKLDETNSFGMFVNICYKTSLPISFVTVGQDVPLDIKQPNKEEILDMILGE; from the coding sequence ATGATAATTAGAAAGTATTTAGTAGATGACATAAATGAGGCTTTATTTTGTATTAAACATGAGCTTGGTGATGATGCTTACATAATAAGTAAAAAGCAAGTCAGACAACCAGGTATAAAAGGACTTTTTACAAATAAAAAGTTGGAAGTTACGGTAGGAGTTGTAAATCCTACAAATACTAATGAAAATAGATTATTACCTGGGGATGAGTTTGATAATAGTGCCAATTTTAATTCGGTAGCTTCTAATCAAGCACAATCACAGACTGATATAAATGGATTAAACAATGCAACGAATTTTAAAAATACAAATATGAATGTACCTTTGACAAGTTCTTTTCAATCAAATATTTATAAACCCCAAGAACAAAGTCAATCTATGAGTTATTACAATAAATTGTTCGAGGAGAAACACAAAGAACTTAATGGTTTTTCAGAAAATATGTTTTCAAATCAAATCAAAGATGGATCAGCATATGTTAATCAAAATGCTAACATTAATCCATTTAATATGGAAAGTAAGAACAGGTTAGAAAATTACAATATGAAATCTAATTCATCTATCATGGATTTCAATTTAGATTCAAATTATGAGGTATCTAAGATTAATAACATTACGAATCAAAACCAAATCAATGAAAATCAAAATGAAGCAATAAATAATTACGCTGATTTAATAAAACAAAGTAATATTGGAGATAATAAAAACTGTACACTTGATGAATTGAAGAAAGAAATACATGAGATTAAAAATATTGTAGGAGAAATTGCGACTTCTAAACCATCACCAAGTTATTTAGATGAAATTTTGTATAGCCAAGATATATGCAAAGATCTTTGTGATGAAATTAGAGCAAGCTGTACATTAACAAAAGATGAGCTTATGAATAAATCGGCAGTCAAAAAATATTTAAGGGGAATTTTTTCAAACATAATTAAGATTTATGACTCTAATATTTCAAGCAAAGTAGTAGTAGTTGGACCAACGGGTTCTGGGAAAACAACAACTATTGCAAAACTTGCGGGTATGCTTTCTCTAAATTTAAACAAGAGTGTAGGATTAGTTACGATAGACACGTTTAGAGTTGGAGCTGTTGAACAATTGAAAATGTACGCAGACATTATGAATATACCGTACAAATATGTTACGACTCTTGAGGATATAAGAAATGTTTTTGATTATATGAAATCGTGTGAAGTTGTTTTAGTAGATACGATAGGAAGAAGTAACAAAAATATTATACATTTAAATGAACTTAATATGTTTGTTCAATCTATTCAATCAGACGAAGTGACACTTGTTGTTAGTGCCGGAATGAAACAGCAAGATTTAGACGGATTTATAAATTCATTTAAAGGCATCAAATTTAAAAATGTTATAGTAACAAAGTTAGATGAAACAAATAGTTTTGGTATGTTTGTAAATATTTGTTATAAAACATCTTTGCCAATAAGTTTTGTTACAGTTGGTCAAGATGTTCCGCTAGATATTAAGCAACCAAATAAAGAGGAAATTTTAGATATGATTTTAGGAGAATAA
- the flhA gene encoding flagellar biosynthesis protein FlhA → MENTKALGLNKKDLIDIGVAAGIICIVLMIIIPMPPFILDMLIAVNITISVMILLITIFSTEVLEFSIFPTILLVTTLFRLALNVSSTRLILSKADGGSIIKAFGEFVIGGNYVVGVIIFLIIVIIQFLVITNGSGRVSEVSARFTLDAMPGKQMSIDADLNSGIISEEEAKRRRRNLQLEADFYGSMDGASKFVKGDAIAGIIVTLINIIAGIVIGTMMMGMEVGEAASTYVRLTVGDGLVSQIPALLISTASGVIVTRSGDGKSLSRAISEQFSSFPIVLLTSAGILGILAIIPGLPTIPFLALAVMTGLGGFLILKSGDKSGKDLQEENLKQDVENAEQVKSEPENVNKLILIEPIELEIGYGLIPLADERNGGDLLSRIASIRRQIAIELGLILKPIRIRDNLQLKSNEYVLKIWGTIVVKVEVIPNMLMAISTSNEELDGIQGLMTKDPTFGLDAKWIEKSQREEAELLGFTVVDPTTIIVTHITEMIKIKAFELIGRQETKEIVDTLKEKYPTVVEELVPDLMSIGDVQKVLQNLLKERIPIKDLVTIFESLADNSRIVKDVEVLTEHVRFALSRVISNMFVDEEKKIVVVTLSPKLEELLTNSIQKSTQGSFIALEPNLSRKVFEAISYAIKRVQFNYSQPIILVSPRIRPAFKRFTELVFGDLFIISLNEIVPDVQIINSRMVEIDDN, encoded by the coding sequence TTGGAAAATACAAAAGCCCTGGGATTAAATAAAAAGGATTTAATAGATATTGGTGTGGCAGCTGGGATAATTTGCATTGTACTTATGATTATTATTCCAATGCCACCTTTTATTTTAGATATGCTTATTGCTGTTAATATAACAATCTCTGTAATGATATTGTTGATTACTATATTTTCTACAGAAGTTTTAGAGTTTTCAATATTTCCGACTATTTTGCTTGTTACTACTCTTTTTAGGCTTGCATTAAACGTGTCTTCAACTAGGCTTATTCTTTCTAAGGCTGATGGTGGAAGTATCATAAAAGCATTTGGAGAGTTTGTTATCGGAGGGAATTATGTAGTAGGAGTAATTATTTTTTTGATCATTGTTATAATTCAATTTCTTGTTATAACAAACGGTTCTGGCCGTGTATCAGAAGTTTCAGCAAGATTTACGCTCGATGCTATGCCAGGGAAACAAATGAGTATTGATGCTGATTTAAACTCTGGAATTATATCTGAAGAGGAAGCGAAAAGAAGGAGAAGGAATCTTCAACTTGAGGCAGATTTTTATGGATCAATGGATGGTGCCTCGAAGTTTGTTAAAGGTGATGCTATAGCAGGGATAATTGTAACTTTGATTAATATCATTGCGGGTATAGTTATAGGAACAATGATGATGGGAATGGAAGTTGGAGAAGCAGCGTCTACATATGTGAGGTTAACTGTAGGGGATGGATTGGTTTCACAAATACCAGCTCTTTTAATTTCAACTGCTTCTGGTGTAATTGTAACTAGATCAGGAGATGGAAAAAGTTTAAGTCGTGCGATTTCGGAACAATTTTCATCGTTTCCAATTGTGCTTTTGACATCTGCAGGAATACTTGGAATTCTTGCAATAATTCCAGGGCTTCCAACCATTCCGTTTTTAGCTTTAGCAGTTATGACTGGTTTGGGAGGATTTTTAATTTTAAAAAGTGGAGATAAGTCTGGAAAAGATTTACAAGAAGAAAATTTAAAGCAAGACGTTGAGAACGCAGAACAAGTTAAATCAGAACCTGAAAATGTAAATAAGCTTATATTGATTGAGCCTATTGAACTTGAAATTGGATATGGTCTTATTCCTTTAGCAGATGAAAGAAATGGAGGAGATCTTTTAAGCAGAATAGCATCAATAAGAAGACAAATTGCAATTGAGCTTGGACTGATTTTGAAACCAATAAGGATTAGAGATAATTTGCAACTTAAGAGTAATGAATATGTGCTAAAAATTTGGGGCACAATAGTGGTTAAAGTAGAAGTTATTCCCAATATGTTAATGGCTATTTCAACTTCTAATGAAGAACTTGATGGTATACAGGGGCTTATGACAAAAGATCCAACATTTGGACTCGATGCGAAGTGGATAGAAAAATCTCAAAGAGAAGAGGCTGAACTTTTAGGATTTACGGTTGTTGATCCGACGACAATAATTGTTACTCATATAACTGAGATGATAAAGATTAAGGCTTTTGAACTTATTGGACGACAAGAAACAAAAGAAATTGTAGATACGCTAAAAGAGAAGTATCCAACTGTTGTGGAAGAACTCGTACCAGATCTTATGAGTATTGGAGATGTCCAAAAAGTTTTACAAAATCTTCTTAAGGAAAGAATTCCTATTAAGGATCTTGTAACAATTTTTGAGAGTCTTGCTGATAATTCAAGAATTGTAAAAGATGTTGAGGTTTTGACAGAGCATGTGAGATTTGCTCTTAGTAGAGTTATTTCAAACATGTTTGTCGATGAGGAGAAAAAAATTGTTGTTGTTACTCTGAGTCCAAAACTCGAAGAACTTTTAACAAATAGTATTCAAAAGTCAACACAAGGAAGTTTTATTGCATTAGAACCAAACTTATCAAGAAAGGTGTTTGAAGCAATAAGTTATGCAATTAAGAGAGTTCAATTTAATTATAGTCAGCCTATTATTCTTGTTTCACCACGAATTAGGCCAGCGTTTAAAAGATTTACGGAATTAGTGTTTGGGGATTTGTTTATTATTTCCTTAAATGAAATCGTACCCGATGTACAAATAATAAATAGTAGGATGGTAGAGATAGATGATAATTAG